One segment of Tenrec ecaudatus isolate mTenEca1 chromosome 1, mTenEca1.hap1, whole genome shotgun sequence DNA contains the following:
- the LOC142437126 gene encoding olfactory receptor 6K2, which yields MEQPNHTAAQEFIFTAFPCAWGESVLCFVPLLIIYASIVAGNLVIITVVQLNTHLRTPMYLFISALSFMEIWYTTATIPKMLSSLLSERKSISLNGCMLQMYFFHSTGISEVCLLTAMAFDRYLAICTPLHYPTIMTPTLCAQLTLSCCVCGFLTPLPEIVWISTLPFCGSNHLEHIFCDFLPVLRLACTDTQAIVMIQIVDIVHAVEIITAVVLIFMSYVGIVAVILRIRSAEGRRKAFSTCVSHLTVFLLFFGSVALMYLRFSATYSFFWDTVIALAFAVLSPFFNPIIYSLRNKEIKEAIKKHMSQAKTFFS from the coding sequence ATGGAGCAGCCCAATCACACAGCTGCTCAGGAGTTTATCTTCACAGCTTTTCCTTGTGCCTGGGGAGAGTCAGTCCTCTGCTTCGTACCACTGCTCATCATCTATGCTTCCATTGTTGCCGGAAACCTGGTCATCATAACCGTAGTCCAGCTGAATACACACTTGCGTACACCTATGTACCTATTTATCAGCGCGCTTTCGTTCATGGAGATTTGGTACACCACAGCCACCATCCCTAAGATGCTATCTAGTCTGCTTAGTGAGCGGAAAAGCATTTCCTTAAATGGCTGCATGCTGCAGATGTATTTCTTCCATTCCACGGGCATCAGTGAGGTTTGTCTCTTGACAGCCATGGCCTTTGACCGCTATCTGGCCATTTGCACCCCTCTTCattaccccaccatcatgacccccacGCTGTGTGCTCAATTGACTTTAAGTTGCTGTGTCTGTGGCTTTCTTACACCCCTTCCTGAGATCGTCTGGATCTCCACACTGCCATTTTGTGGTTCTAATCATCTTGAGCACATCTTCTGTGACTTCCTCCCAGTGTTACGCCTGGCCTGCACAGACACACAAGCTATTGTCATGATCCAGATCGTGGATATTGTCCATGCAGTGGAGATCATTACAGCTGTTGTGCTTATATTCATGTCCTATGTGGGCATTGTGGCCGTGATTCTACGTATTCGCTCAGCCGAAGGTCGTCGCAAGGCATTTTCCACATGCGTTTCTCACCTCACTGTCTTTTTGCTGTTCTTTGGGAGTGTGGCTCTCATGTATTTGCGCTTCTCTGCCACCTACTCCTTCTTCTGGGATACAGTCATTGCTCTCGCCTTTGCAGTTTTGTCCCCTTTCTTTAACCCCATTATCTACAGCCTGAGGAATAAAGAGATAAAAGAAGCTATAAAGAAGCACATGAGTCAAGcgaaaacatttttttcataa